One bacterium DNA segment encodes these proteins:
- a CDS encoding OmpA family protein: MRRGDHRSYAAALVGAGAAALLLAGCVFQSTYNNMLQQQEAIESALRSEIAADQVKIDQLENGIRVRMSNDLLFREGGVELSEAGARALDKVVPQLNTSAYIVDVVGSTDNVPIGPGLADRYPTNWELAGARAAVVVRHLQAGGVDPTAMRAVSDGQYHPVASNDTAQGRADNRNVSLLLRPR; the protein is encoded by the coding sequence ATGCGTCGAGGGGATCACCGATCGTATGCTGCGGCACTGGTCGGCGCCGGCGCTGCCGCGTTGCTGCTCGCCGGGTGCGTGTTCCAGTCTACTTACAACAACATGCTGCAGCAGCAGGAGGCGATCGAGTCCGCGCTGCGCTCGGAGATCGCCGCCGATCAGGTCAAGATCGACCAGTTGGAGAACGGCATCCGGGTGCGGATGTCGAATGACCTGCTCTTCCGTGAGGGGGGCGTCGAGCTGAGCGAGGCGGGTGCGCGCGCCCTGGACAAGGTCGTGCCGCAGCTCAACACCAGTGCGTACATCGTGGACGTGGTCGGCAGCACCGACAACGTGCCCATCGGTCCCGGGCTGGCCGACCGCTATCCGACCAACTGGGAGCTCGCCGGCGCGCGTGCGGCAGTGGTGGTCCGTCACCTGCAGGCTGGCGGCGTCGACCCGACCGCGATGCGAGCGGTATCGGACGGCCAGTACCACCCGGTCGCCTCCAACGACACGGCGCAGGGTCGCGCCGACAACCGCAACGTCTCCCTGCTGCTGCGCCCGCGCTGA
- a CDS encoding site-specific integrase — protein sequence MATVRQVRGKWCADWRDDTGRRFIKPCADEPAAYAYLAQVTSQLQKGTFLAPDQLPTFKAVAADWLAERAERVSVATIAGYQVHLDLHLVPILGEHRIDQIRVRHLEAFCRNRLAAKLAPQTVNKFLTTAADVFNYAVRHEYIDRNPVDVVPRCRRVVAAKSVKALAELAAELEDGAVDPTTVLSAEQARTVIAQATPGMYQTFLHMAVLTGGRVGELTSLIWDDIDLTKGEVRIARSVTWAHRRDEPASGPTYKPPKTSAGKRRIPLRPELVAALRRWKLACPPTADGWVFPSSEGTPVHRSTLAHKALHPACDAAGVKRVRLHSLRHTFASTLLMAGRADTEVAALCGHKDSSVTRRVYAHWLRAEHDPSALASLDGIAADAAKG from the coding sequence ATGGCAACGGTCCGACAGGTTCGCGGCAAGTGGTGCGCCGACTGGCGCGACGACACCGGCCGGCGCTTCATCAAGCCGTGCGCCGATGAGCCGGCTGCCTACGCCTACCTGGCGCAGGTGACGAGCCAGCTTCAGAAGGGCACCTTCTTAGCGCCTGACCAACTGCCGACCTTCAAGGCAGTGGCGGCGGACTGGCTGGCTGAGCGGGCCGAGCGCGTGAGCGTGGCGACCATCGCCGGCTACCAAGTTCACCTCGACCTGCACCTTGTGCCGATCCTCGGCGAGCACCGCATCGACCAGATCCGCGTGCGGCACCTGGAAGCCTTCTGCCGCAATCGGCTGGCGGCGAAGCTGGCGCCGCAGACGGTCAACAAGTTCCTGACCACCGCAGCCGACGTGTTCAACTATGCCGTCCGCCACGAGTACATCGACCGCAACCCGGTGGACGTCGTGCCGCGCTGCCGGCGCGTGGTCGCGGCGAAGTCCGTCAAGGCGCTCGCCGAGCTGGCAGCCGAGTTGGAGGACGGCGCGGTGGACCCGACCACAGTGCTGTCCGCCGAGCAGGCGCGCACCGTCATCGCACAGGCGACGCCGGGCATGTACCAGACCTTCCTGCACATGGCGGTGCTGACCGGCGGGCGGGTAGGGGAGCTGACCTCGCTCATCTGGGATGACATCGACTTGACCAAGGGCGAGGTGCGGATCGCGCGCAGCGTCACGTGGGCCCATCGGCGCGACGAGCCGGCCAGCGGGCCGACCTACAAGCCGCCCAAGACGAGCGCCGGCAAGCGCCGCATCCCGCTCCGCCCCGAATTGGTCGCCGCCCTGCGGCGCTGGAAGCTGGCATGTCCGCCGACCGCGGACGGATGGGTGTTCCCGTCAAGCGAGGGGACGCCCGTGCATCGCAGCACGCTTGCCCACAAGGCGCTGCACCCGGCCTGCGATGCCGCCGGCGTGAAGCGCGTGCGGCTGCACTCCCTGCGGCACACCTTCGCGTCGACGCTGCTCATGGCGGGCCGGGCGGACACGGAGGTGGCGGCGCTCTGTGGCCACAAGGACAGTTCTGTCACCCGTCGCGTCTACGCGCACTGGCTGCGCGCCGAGCACGATCCGTCGGCGCTGGCGAGCCTCGACGGCATCGCCGCCGACGCGGCCAAAGGCTGA
- a CDS encoding helix-turn-helix domain-containing protein encodes MTPSALREYRHRRALTQVALAAELGVAANTVARWERGVLAMPAWLTQFLDREERVAAELASLRAQLERRLDEIRALHRRVETIAGARDAAREKVKQLQFDLRLARMEKRANRMNRERLFEMFGGRGQTPSVDSEVYRRLAKKYHPDLNPAHAEVMSDINELMQSLKRR; translated from the coding sequence ATGACGCCGTCTGCCCTTCGAGAGTATCGCCATCGCCGCGCGTTAACCCAGGTTGCCCTTGCGGCGGAGCTAGGCGTCGCCGCCAATACGGTAGCTCGATGGGAACGGGGCGTACTCGCCATGCCGGCGTGGTTGACGCAGTTTCTCGACCGCGAGGAGCGCGTCGCGGCAGAGCTGGCGTCCCTCCGGGCGCAGCTCGAGCGGCGCCTGGACGAGATCCGTGCTCTGCATCGCCGAGTCGAGACCATCGCGGGCGCGCGCGACGCCGCCCGCGAAAAGGTCAAACAACTACAATTCGACCTGCGCCTCGCCCGCATGGAGAAGCGCGCCAATCGCATGAACCGGGAACGGTTGTTCGAGATGTTCGGCGGGCGCGGACAGACGCCCAGCGTCGACAGTGAGGTGTACCGCCGCCTCGCCAAGAAGTACCACCCGGACCTCAATCCAGCGCACGCGGAAGTCATGAGCGACATCAACGAGCTGATGCAGTCGCTCAAGCGACGGTAA
- a CDS encoding helix-turn-helix domain-containing protein, which translates to MTLEELRRTLDRACAELSATDRAAAVAALAGAQVQLVAAMTAPADVPPSRTAFATADELAAEFHLPVTWFRAQARAGRLPARRCGKYWRFDRGAVRAALEADHRMGSPATAEKSSNGAGPFPSVSTETLGRGTGFQAVIRHG; encoded by the coding sequence ATGACGCTCGAGGAGCTGCGCCGGACGCTGGATCGTGCCTGCGCCGAGCTGTCCGCGACCGATCGGGCCGCCGCCGTGGCTGCCCTCGCCGGCGCGCAGGTGCAGTTGGTCGCGGCGATGACCGCGCCAGCCGATGTGCCGCCATCGCGCACCGCCTTCGCGACCGCCGATGAGCTGGCCGCCGAGTTCCACTTGCCGGTGACGTGGTTCCGCGCGCAGGCGCGTGCTGGTCGGCTGCCGGCGCGGCGCTGCGGCAAGTACTGGCGCTTCGATCGCGGCGCCGTGCGCGCAGCGCTCGAGGCGGACCACAGGATGGGCAGTCCTGCGACCGCCGAAAAATCCAGCAACGGCGCGGGTCCGTTTCCATCTGTTTCCACCGAGACGCTGGGCAGGGGTACGGGATTTCAGGCGGTGATCCGCCATGGCTAG
- a CDS encoding bifunctional DNA primase/polymerase produces MMTPGTDTPYVGAAPRTPPLMTPPQQTPRGLRAAQWYIAHWHTRVVPMRPGTRWTCIGPTGVGHQRASDDLDQLDRWWQRFPDADCALLTTDRLLILDADRKHGVDGCDTLHDLEQRYGPLPDAPTVTTPHHGEHRYFQAPGGIRNSVAKLGAGVDIRGDNSLVFPPPCRGYAYLIGYSAADLPLPELPPLWVAAIRHLDELRGEHGDPFRLPDTIGKGERNDTLFRYAASMRARKVEWKLLCASVHTANTERCDKPLGKREVNAILASVESYDAGSGQRTHTPYPARTAGTVRRMTAQDAPR; encoded by the coding sequence ATGATGACGCCGGGGACGGATACGCCGTATGTGGGCGCGGCGCCACGTACACCGCCGCTCATGACGCCGCCACAACAGACGCCGCGCGGCCTGCGCGCCGCACAGTGGTACATCGCGCACTGGCACACGCGCGTGGTGCCGATGCGGCCGGGCACACGCTGGACCTGCATCGGGCCGACTGGTGTTGGCCACCAGCGGGCGAGCGATGACCTCGACCAACTAGACCGCTGGTGGCAGCGGTTTCCCGATGCCGACTGCGCGCTCCTCACCACCGATCGCCTGCTGATCCTCGACGCCGACCGCAAACACGGCGTCGACGGCTGCGACACACTCCACGACCTGGAACAGCGCTACGGCCCGCTACCGGATGCGCCAACGGTCACGACCCCGCACCACGGCGAGCACCGATACTTCCAGGCGCCCGGCGGGATTCGCAATTCGGTCGCCAAGCTGGGTGCCGGTGTCGACATCCGCGGCGACAACAGCCTGGTCTTTCCGCCGCCCTGCCGCGGCTACGCCTACTTGATCGGCTACTCGGCCGCCGACCTCCCGTTGCCCGAGCTGCCGCCGCTCTGGGTCGCGGCGATTCGCCACCTCGACGAGCTCCGCGGCGAGCACGGCGACCCGTTCCGGCTGCCGGACACGATCGGCAAGGGCGAGCGCAACGACACGCTGTTCCGCTACGCGGCGTCGATGCGGGCGCGGAAGGTGGAGTGGAAGCTGCTCTGCGCGTCCGTCCACACCGCGAACACGGAACGCTGCGACAAGCCGCTGGGGAAACGCGAAGTCAACGCCATCTTGGCCAGCGTCGAATCCTACGATGCCGGGTCAGGGCAGCGGACACATACGCCGTATCCGGCACGCACGGCCGGTACGGTGCGCCGCATGACAGCCCAGGATGCGCCCCGATGA
- a CDS encoding DEAD/DEAH box helicase, translated as MSAGIALRPYQRDALAAIGAAALRGIRRAAIQIPTGGGKTVTFGHLVAEHVRRGDRALVLAHREELIDQAAATIGYVLGDARAIGIVRADHNTPDAAVIVGSVPTLRQPRRLEQIGAAGRFSLVVVDEAHHSAAQSYQTVLAGVGALDDGADAPQLLGVSATLTRADGRGLAPTYQEIVYQTSLIELIRQGYLCDFRGLQIALAVDLASLPRVDGDYAQGALGEALSGADAPVHIATALAEHASGRVSLVFAPTIAVAEATVDACRGRGLHAALVTGATPTDERAALFAAVRAGELPVLVNVGVATEGVDLPRVDCVCIARPTRSPVLYQQMLGRGARKHPAKADCLVLDCVGATGTHDLMTAAVLFETPAAALADGVLAADAAQAAAREAAEQGRAAALTAREVALFAPRDSRIAWLTVDGSYAVSMGDGVVILSTEADGTVDVLWQSRETRTVETVHRAVPSLELAQGVAEELLRADPARWRIARADARWRSQPASDGQRAALRAGYVPGMSKGAAADALTRRQVRRIVAGRGWQSTAARTVAG; from the coding sequence ATGAGCGCGGGAATCGCGCTGCGCCCCTACCAACGGGATGCGCTCGCGGCGATCGGCGCCGCGGCGCTCCGCGGTATCCGCCGTGCGGCAATCCAAATCCCGACCGGCGGCGGCAAGACGGTCACGTTTGGTCATTTGGTCGCCGAGCATGTCCGACGCGGCGACCGGGCGCTGGTGCTCGCGCACCGCGAGGAGCTGATCGACCAGGCCGCCGCGACGATCGGCTATGTGCTCGGCGATGCCCGCGCCATCGGCATCGTCCGCGCCGACCACAACACGCCTGACGCCGCCGTGATCGTCGGCAGCGTCCCGACGCTGCGGCAGCCGCGCCGGCTCGAGCAGATCGGCGCCGCCGGCCGTTTTTCGCTCGTCGTGGTGGACGAAGCGCACCACAGCGCCGCGCAGAGCTACCAGACGGTGCTCGCCGGCGTCGGGGCGCTCGACGATGGGGCCGACGCGCCGCAGCTCCTCGGCGTGTCCGCCACGCTGACACGCGCCGACGGGCGCGGCCTGGCGCCGACGTATCAGGAGATCGTGTATCAGACCTCGCTGATCGAGCTGATCCGCCAGGGCTACCTGTGCGACTTCCGCGGGCTGCAGATTGCGCTGGCGGTCGACCTCGCCAGCCTACCGCGCGTCGATGGCGACTACGCGCAAGGGGCGCTCGGCGAGGCGCTGAGCGGCGCCGACGCGCCGGTACACATCGCCACCGCACTGGCCGAGCACGCATCGGGCCGCGTCTCGCTGGTGTTCGCGCCGACGATCGCGGTGGCCGAGGCAACCGTCGATGCGTGCCGGGGGCGCGGACTGCACGCCGCGCTGGTTACGGGCGCCACCCCTACCGACGAGCGGGCCGCACTGTTCGCGGCGGTGCGCGCCGGCGAGCTGCCCGTGCTGGTCAACGTCGGCGTCGCCACGGAAGGCGTCGACCTTCCGCGCGTGGATTGCGTCTGCATCGCCCGTCCGACGCGCAGCCCCGTGCTCTATCAGCAGATGCTCGGGCGCGGCGCGCGGAAGCACCCGGCAAAGGCGGACTGCCTGGTACTCGATTGCGTCGGCGCGACAGGCACCCATGACCTGATGACGGCCGCCGTACTGTTCGAGACGCCGGCGGCGGCGCTGGCCGATGGCGTGCTCGCCGCAGACGCGGCCCAGGCCGCAGCACGGGAGGCAGCGGAGCAGGGACGGGCCGCGGCACTGACCGCGCGCGAGGTGGCGCTCTTCGCGCCGCGCGACAGTCGCATCGCCTGGCTGACGGTCGATGGCAGTTACGCCGTGTCGATGGGCGATGGCGTGGTGATCCTGTCGACCGAGGCGGACGGGACGGTCGACGTGCTGTGGCAATCACGAGAGACGCGGACCGTCGAAACCGTGCATCGCGCCGTGCCGTCGCTCGAGCTGGCACAGGGCGTCGCGGAGGAGCTGCTGCGCGCCGACCCGGCACGCTGGCGCATCGCCCGGGCGGATGCGCGCTGGCGCAGCCAACCTGCCAGCGATGGGCAACGCGCGGCGCTACGTGCGGGCTACGTGCCGGGCATGAGCAAGGGCGCCGCGGCCGATGCGCTCACCCGCCGACAGGTGCGCCGCATCGTCGCCGGCCGCGGCTGGCAGTCGACAGCAGCACGAACGGTGGCCGGATGA
- a CDS encoding phage holin family protein, translating into MLYLLLNWVLSALCLLIVTKVVPGFEIASFGTALVAALVIGLFNATIGLVLKIVTLPLTIVTLGLFLFIVNAFVLWLAAQVVKGFAITSFGSALLAAIVLALVHLLLRRLAFA; encoded by the coding sequence ATGCTCTATCTGCTGCTCAACTGGGTGCTGAGCGCGTTGTGCCTGCTGATCGTTACCAAGGTCGTGCCGGGATTCGAGATCGCGAGCTTCGGCACGGCGCTGGTGGCGGCGCTGGTGATCGGCTTGTTCAACGCCACCATCGGGCTGGTGTTGAAGATCGTCACTCTCCCGCTCACCATCGTCACGCTCGGGCTGTTCCTGTTCATCGTCAATGCCTTCGTGCTCTGGCTGGCGGCGCAGGTGGTGAAGGGCTTCGCCATCACCAGTTTCGGATCGGCGCTGCTGGCAGCGATCGTCCTGGCGCTCGTGCACCTGCTGCTGCGCCGCCTCGCGTTCGCCTGA
- a CDS encoding sigma-54-dependent Fis family transcriptional regulator, producing the protein MPPDGARARIGAGTSLAPLTVPMQSTRILGSHPIVRALSRAAARLAESGDAVAIVGERGSGKELFARYLHAAAARPAERFVRIDCAENSPQRLEQALFEREGGWRRASGGSLLLDDLPQLDRELQRRLHAELAAIDRRERPQILACLDRELAQHRRDRRLCADLLDLLQPVEVVLPALRQRRADIPVLVQHFLRIYAARNDVRAPAIETEALVELWQYDWPGNVRELESVVERVVVLCSGSVIRASDLPPGIRGDTRESPGTRRRADSLPRADALHFRQSL; encoded by the coding sequence TTGCCGCCGGACGGCGCCCGGGCCCGAATTGGAGCGGGCACATCGCTTGCTCCCCTGACGGTGCCCATGCAGTCGACGCGAATCCTAGGAAGCCATCCGATCGTCCGGGCGCTCAGCCGCGCCGCCGCTCGGCTGGCCGAGAGCGGCGACGCGGTGGCGATCGTCGGCGAGCGTGGCAGCGGCAAGGAACTGTTCGCACGCTATCTGCACGCCGCCGCGGCGCGACCGGCCGAGCGCTTCGTGCGTATCGACTGCGCCGAGAATTCGCCGCAGCGGCTGGAGCAGGCATTGTTCGAACGCGAGGGCGGCTGGCGACGGGCCAGTGGCGGCAGCCTCCTGCTCGACGATCTGCCCCAGCTCGACCGCGAGCTCCAGCGACGTCTCCATGCCGAGCTCGCGGCGATCGATCGCCGCGAGCGGCCGCAGATACTCGCCTGTCTGGACCGCGAGCTCGCGCAGCACCGACGCGACCGCCGCCTGTGCGCTGACCTGCTCGACCTGCTGCAGCCCGTGGAGGTGGTGCTGCCGGCGCTGCGTCAACGGCGGGCGGACATCCCCGTGCTCGTGCAGCACTTCCTGCGCATCTACGCGGCGCGCAACGACGTGCGGGCCCCGGCGATCGAAACCGAGGCGCTCGTCGAGCTGTGGCAGTACGACTGGCCCGGCAACGTGCGCGAGTTGGAAAGCGTCGTCGAGCGCGTCGTCGTGCTCTGCAGCGGGAGCGTGATCCGCGCCAGCGACCTGCCTCCCGGTATCCGCGGCGACACGCGCGAGAGCCCCGGAACCCGCCGGCGCGCCGATTCCCTCCCGCGCGCCGACGCGCTGCACTTCCGCCAGAGTCTCTGA